One Aspergillus oryzae RIB40 DNA, chromosome 2 genomic window carries:
- a CDS encoding GAF domain-containing sensor histidine kinase (signal transduction histidine kinase): MHSILSRLYRPESSIATDGSRGQSAPSHLRRPPSTQNAVGDTILTGLAELGAYRVGCHHAFVTLLDNNEPYVIAEAIVPQAVGKDESERSSLLGVKTLGLQASGSYPVNGFKETPNDKCHIVLDICADPTIGGHPFVTLCPDIRFYVEVPLHSSAGDIFGTYCVVDSAPRSLFADRQLDTLKQVASSVADHLENVSTLYKCRKSERLLDALKDFARCQPTGDTKRNSHSSRKASDLISPRSSELPDIDRISLSTETVHDRSGMEKPKPQARAHASSFFKRGDVPLKAPPSPEKHQQHVRRLSDESSNLITVSEGATSSGTSALFSQASALLQESMELDGVLFMDASRSNSRSFSTASVSDWDEPSKDTDTSAPPQSPGLSSQGPWSEKQCDILGHALSEDLLGNSDSTFFGMTEGLLHEMFAAFPHGEVFYPPAITRRFSVQSSSSRGHSRQGSDGGRSLYNSITVRLGHDFPDSKSLIFLPLWNWDKSRWLAGAIVWMNNKQRSLGADDLCYLRAFGDTIVAKFSQLGWSATTKSKSDLLSSVSHELRSPLHGMLASAELLQTTSLEPAQRDMLTMVETCGLTLLDTMNYLLDFTKINNLTHIHNAGEMGESAFDNLTTDFDLGTLVEDVSETLYAGHRSLINAAKIAGRYLPTGAGVGNRSIGTEVKQLDNPDDLSVVVRIEEQTSWSIHSLSGGWRRIVMNLLGNSFKFTRSGLIEISLSKEVEGVGDQKTTIAHLSIKDTGCGISKEFLDHQLYKPFAQEDVLTEGCGLGVPIVQQIVTYLGGYVEVHSDVGVGTQVDVYVPIEYAVQPPPPSAPLKQGEGPGSRIMTRVCLIGLNPYAELKGARKGVITTEAKRKLSIRGALSNVLLSQPGWMVSFADSLEKGSGDIGVVEESSLKKIAEAGPIETEFNTIMVLGEHGVSLPRDFAIKNADIIYVSQPYVLIATSCSLFH, translated from the exons ATGCATTCCATACTGAGTAGACTTTACCGCCCCGAAAGCTCGATTGCCACGGACGGCTCAAGAGGCCAATCGGCGCCTTCACACTTGCGAAGGCCACCATCGACCCAAAATGCTGTTGGCGATACAATATTGACAGGACTTGCCGAACTAGGAGCTTATCGAGTAGGCTGTCATCACGCCTTCGTTACACTGCTGGACAACAACGAGCCGTATGTGATCGCGGAGGCAATAGTCCCTCAAGCTGTGGGGAAAGATGAAAGCGAGAGGAGCTCCTTGCTCGGCGTAAAGACCTTAGGATTGCAGGCTAGTGGAAGCTATCCCGTCAACGGTTTTAAAGAAACGCCGAATGACAAATGTCATATTGTCCTGGACATATGCGCAGATCCTACTATTGGTGGTCATCCATTTGTCACTCTATGCCCTGATATACGCTTTTACGTGGAGGTTCCCCTTCACAGCTCTGCAGGTGATATCTTTGGAACGTACTGTGTTGTCGACAGTGCTCCACGCTCGTTATTTGCCGATCGCCAGCTTGATACCTTAAAGCAAGTAGCAAGTTCCGTCGCCGACCATCTCGAAAATGTTTCGACATTGTATAAATGCCGAAAGTCTGAGCGACTTCTCGATGCGCTCAAGGACTTTGCTAGATGCCAGCCCACTGGAGATACGAAGCGAAACTCCCACAGCAGTAGGAAGGCTTCGGATCTAATCTCGCCTCGGTCATCAGAACTTCCCGATATCGATCGCATTTCGTTGTCAACGGAAACTGTGCATGATAGGTCTGGAATGGAAAAACCGAAACCACAAGCCAGGGCGCATGCGTCATCGTTCTTCAAGCGAGGTGATGTTCCTTTGAAGGCGCCTCCATCACCTGaaaaacaccaacaacatGTCAGGAGACTTTCAGACGAGTCAAGTAACTTGATAACTGTATCAGAAGGTGCTACATCATCTGGAACCTCCGCTCTGTTTTCTCAAGCTAGTGCTCTGCTTCAGGAATCTATGGAGTTGGATGGTGTATTGTTTATGGATGCGTCGCGCAGTAACTCTCGGAG CTTTTCAACTGCCAGCGTCAGTGACTGGGATGAACCCAGCAAAGATACCGATACCTCCGCACCTCCTCAGTCTCCTGGGCTTTCATCCCAAGGTCCATGGTCCGAGAAACAATGTGACATCTTAGGTCACGCCTTATCTGAAGACCTGCTAGGTAATAGCGACTCAACGTTTTTTGGCATGACAGAAGGCCTGCTTCATGAAATGTTCGCGGCATTTCCACATGGCGAGGTGTTCTACCCTCCAGCGATAACACGACGTTTTTCAGTGCAATCTTCCAGTAGCCGTGGCCATAGCCGACAGGGTAGTGATGGTGGTCGTTCCCTTTACAATAGTATCACAGTTCGATTAGGGCATGACTTCCCCGACAGCAAGTCCCTCATATTCCTTCCGTTGTGGAACTGGGACAAGTCTCGATGGCTTGCAGGTGCGATCGTGTGGATGAACAACAAGCAACGATCATTGGGAGCGGATGATCTTTGTTATTTGAGAGCATTCGGAGACACCATAGTTGCCAAATTCTCCCAGCTTGGATGGAGTGCTAcgacaaaatcaaaatcGGATTTGCTTTCATCCGTTAGCCATGAACTACGCTCACCTTTGCATGGCATGCTTGCTAGCGCCGAGCTGCTGCAAACAACAAGCCTAGAACCTGCTCAACGAGATATGCTTACAATGGTTGAAACATGCGGTCTGACATTATTAGACACGATGAACTACCT GCTGGATTTCACGAAAATAAACAACCTGACACATATACACAACGCAGGAGAGATGGGTGAATCGGCCTTTGATAACCTGACTACCGACTTTGACCTAGGTACGCTGGTAGAAGACGTCTCTGAGACCTTGTATGCTGGCCATCGGTCTCTCATCAACGCTGCCAAGATAGCGGGTCGGTATCTACCCACTGGTGCCGGTGTCGGTAACAGATCCATTGGTACCGAAGTCAAACAATTAGACAATCCTGATGATTTGTCTGTCGTTGTCCGCATTGAGGAGCAAACGTCTTGGTCAATTCATTCTCTCTCGGGCGGGTGGCGGAGGATCGTGATGAATCTGCTGGGGAATTCGTTCAAGTTCACTCGCTCAGGCCTCATTGAGATTTCTTTATCCAAAGAAGTGGAAGGTGTTGGCGACCAGAAGACGACTATTGCCCACCTGTCGATCAAAGATACGGGATGCGGAATATCAAAAGAATTCCTTGACCACCAGCTTTACAAGCCTTTCGCACAGGAAGACGTGTTAACCGAAGGATGTGGACTAGGCGTGCCTATTGTGCAGCAAATCGTGACCTACCTAGGTGGCTACGTTGAGGTGCATAgcgatgttggtgttggaaCACAGGTTGATGTGTACGTTCCCATTGAATATGCCGTCCAACCGCCACCCCCTTCGGCGCCTCTTAAGCAGGGAGAGGGTCCAGGATCGCGGATCATGACACGGGTTTGCCTGATCGGTCTGAACCCATATGCCGAACTTAAGGGAGCTCGGAAAGGAGTTATCACGACCGAAGCGAAGCGGAAGCTGTCAATTCGCGGAGCGCTCAGCAATGTACTCCTCAGCCAGCCTGGATGGATGGTATCTTTTGCCGATTCGCTTGAAAAGGGCTCTGGCGACATTGGTGTTGTCGAGGAGTCTagcctcaagaagatcgccgAAGCTGGTCCCATCGAGACCGAGTTCAACACGATAATGGTGCTCGGTGAGCATGGGGTGTCTCTTCCACGAGATTTTGCCATCAAGAACGCGGACATTATTTATGTGTCTCAGCCGTACGTACTCATTGCCACATCTTGTTCACTATTTCACTAA
- a CDS encoding response regulator (predicted protein), giving the protein MRKIGCRYETATNGLAALEKYKECAGQFDYVLMDISMPIMDGIVSSSKIREYEEQNSLPRSTIMAVTGVASSSMQQQAFAAGIDDYLVKPLSLHDLKRIMNIE; this is encoded by the exons ATGCGCAAGATAGGTTGCAGGTACGAGACCGCGACTAACGGACTCGCCGCACTAGAGAAATACAAAGAGTGTGCGGGACAATTCGACTATGTCCTCATGG ATATCTCCATGCccatcatggatggaatAGTATCCTCGAGCAAGATCCGGGAGTATGAAGAACAAAATTCTCTACCGCGAAGCACTATCATGGCGGTTACTGGAGTGGCATCGAGCTCAATGCAACAGCAGGCTTTCGCGGCTGGCATTGATGATTACCTGGTTAAGCCACTTTCTCTTCACGACTTGAAACGAATTATGAATATTGAATAG
- a CDS encoding putative MFS quinate transporter (predicted transporter (major facilitator superfamily)) — protein sequence MAGAKKPVNIFQLKNLGDPKQVYNWRLWLAVISFGLMGAARGVDEGLISGAFNSKDFQRTIHYDSYSKVEQTNIKANVSAMVQIGSVGGALFAFLVCDRIGRLWATRQLCVLWIVGIAIFMGANGNLGAIYAGRFVAGLGVGQTVVVGPVYLAEIAPASVRGLCTCVFTGFVYLGIVLAYFTNYGCQVNLGDNTHKRWEVPTSLHIIFAGLIFLLSFTQYESPRYLVKKGKYDEALRNLSRVRHLPEDHEYVVEEMTAIRTSHEAEMEATMGSGPIGVIKEAFLVPSNLYRLYLALMAQLLSQWSGAGSITLYAPDLFALLGITGSNESLLITGIFGIVKLVAAIICALFLVDVIGRKRSLLIGITFQAISMIYVAGFLTSVPEMGVVDDFVLPENKLGPSRGAIAMIYISGFGWALGWNSMQYLLTAELFPLRIRALATSLAMTLHFVNQYGNSRAVPNMLLGTDHGGITPMGTFWFFSAVTVIGWFWVLFTVPETAGRSLETIDRLFELPWYKIGLYGARDAEHRDMVMSDKAQIAEQSSHVENVGSRDNTTRV from the exons ATGGCGGGCGCAAAGAAACCCGTCAATATTTTCCAGCTCAAAAACCTGGGCGATCCCAAACAGGTCTACAACTGGAGACTATGGCTTGCTGTCATCTCTTTCGGGCTCATGGGCGCTGCTCGAGGTGTGGATGAGGGCTTGATCTCCGGTGCCTTCAACTCCAAGGACTTCCAGAGAACCATCCACTACGATTCGTACAGTAAAGTCGAGCAGACCAACATCAAGGCCAATGTCTCGGCCATGGTCCAGATTGGCTCTGTCGGCGGTGCTCTCTT TGCCTTCTTAGTTTGCGATCGCATCGGCCGTCTCTGGGCTACCCGTCAGCTCTGTGTCCTGTGGATCGTTGGTATTGCTATCTTCATGGGAGCTAATGGTAACCTGGGTGCTATCTATGCTGGCCGTTTTGTTGCCGGTTTGGGTGTCGGTCAGACAGTTGTGGTTGGCCCTGTGTATCTTGCAGAAATC GCCCCCGCATCAGTCCGTGGTCTCTGTACCTGTGTGTTCACAGGCTTTGTCTACCTCGGTATCGTCCTTGCCTACTTCACCAACTATGGCTGCCAAGTGAACCTTGGAGACAACACACACAAGCGTTGG GAAGTGCCCACCAGTTTGCACATCATCTTCGCCGGccttatcttcctcctttccttcaCCCAGTACGAGTCCCCTCGCTACCTGGTCAAGAAAGGAAAGTATGATGAGGCCTTGAGGAATTTGTCGCGTGTCAGACATCTTCCGGAGGACCACGAGTACGTCGTCGAGGAAATGACCGCCATCCGGACCTCACATGAGGCCGAGATGGAAGCTACAATGGGATCTGGTCCTATAGGAGTGATCAAAGAAGCCTTCCTGGTTCCCAGCAACCTGTACCGTCTATACCTCGCCCTGATGGCTCAGCTCCTTTCCCAGTGGTCTGGTGCCGGTTCGATCACCCTGTATGCCCCCGATCTGTTCGCCCTGCTCGGCATCACTGGGTCGAACGAATCGCTCCTGATCACCGGTATCTTCGGTATTGTCAAGTTGGTTGCTGCTATCATTTGCGCCTTATTCCTGGTCGACGTGATCGGCCGCAAGCGCTCGTTGCTTATCGGTATCACATTCCAGGCGATCTCCATGATCTACGTGGCTGGCTTCCTCACTAGTGTCCCGGAGATGGGCGTCGTGGACGACTTCGTGCTCCCAGAAAACAAGCTCGGTCCCAGCCGAGGCGCCATTGCAATGATCTACATTTCCGGATTCGGCTGGGCCCTCGGCTGGAACTCCATGCAGTATCTCCTCACAGCTGAGCTGTTCCCCCTCCGTATCCGTGCGCTGGCGACTTCCCTGGCGATGACCCTGCACTTCGTCAACCAGTACGGTAACTCGCGTGCCGTGCCTAACATGCTCCTCGGCACGGACCACGGCGGTATTACCCCCATGGGTaccttctggttcttctccGCGGTGACCGTCATCGGCTGGTTCTGGGTGCTATTCACCGTTCCCGAGACGGCGGGCCGTAGTCTGGAGACCATTGACCGATTGTTCGAGCTGCCCTGGTACAAGATCGGTCTGTACGGTGCTCGGGATGCCGAGCACCGCGACATGGTCATGTCGGATAAGGCGCAGATCGCGGAACAGTCCAGCCACGTAGAGAACGTGGGGAGCAGGGACAACACTACAAGGGTCTAG
- a CDS encoding putative MFS transporter (permease of the major facilitator superfamily) has protein sequence MATEKGALDGVVDEKAENAHASNVIAAAERGQAATDQYGRVLIEFDRAAERRLRLKIDLCIVPTVALLYLFCFIDRANIGNAKLAGLEKDLGLTGNDYNTVLSIFYISYIIFEIPCNIACKWMGPGWFLPTTTLLFGVCSLGTAFVQDIHAASGVRFLLGIFEAGMLPGIAYYLSRWYRRSELAFRLALYIVMAPLAGAFGGLLASAILTLDSFGSLHTWRMIFAIEGIITIGLGLIAFVTLTDRPETARWLTQEEKDLAIARLKAERVSTTEVLDKMDRTKMLLGIFNPVTLSTSFIFLLNNITVQGLAFFAPTIVRTIYPNASVVSQQLHTVPPYVVGAFFTVLFPFLSWRFDNRMVYFVIAPPLMIIGYIMFLASTEPMVRYGATFLIACGAFSFGALCNAHVSNNVVSDTARSSAIGTTVMFGNLGGLISTWSFLPFDAPNYHIGNGLNLATSTLTMILGACLWMWMKWDNKRRDKVDIDQALRGMSQKQIQDLDWRNPAFRWRT, from the exons ATGGCGACCGAAAAGGGTGCCTTGGACGGtgtggtggatgagaaggccgaaAATGCTCACGCTAGCAATGTCATCGCTGCGGCCGAACGTGGCCAGGCTGCGACTGATCAATATGGTCGCGTACTGATTGAGTTCGATCGTGCTGCTGAACGTCGCCTACGACTGAAGATCGATCTGTGCATTGTCCCGACTGTGGCATTGCTCTAtctattttgttttattgACCGCGCCAATATCG GGAACGCCAAACTCGCCGGGCTAGAGAAAGATTTAGGCCTCACGGGGAACGATTACAATACCGTCTTATCTATATTCTACATTTCATACATTATCTTCGAGATTCCATGCAACATCGCTTGCAAATGGATGGGGCCAGGCTGGTTTCTTCCTACGACCACCTTATTATTCGGGGTTTGCTCCCTTGGAACGGCTTTCGTCCAGGATATCCACGCGGCATCCGGAGTCCGGTTCCTCCTTGGGATATTCGAAGCAGGCATGTTACCTGGAATTGCCTATTACCTTTCGCGCTGGTATCGGCGTAGTGAGCTTGCATTCCGCCTGGCGCTCTACATCGTCATGGCACCACTCGCCGGTGCTTTTGGCGGCCTCCTCGCATCGGCAATCTTAACGCTCGATTCTTTTGGCAGCCTGCACACCTGGCGCATGATCTTCGCGATCGAGGGCATCATCACGATTGGCCTCGGCCTCATCGCCTTTGTCACTCTAACTGACCGGCCTGAGACCGCACGCTGGTTGAcacaggaagagaaagacctTGCCATTGCCCGGTTGAAGGCGGAGCGTGTCTCGACCACGGAAGTGCTAGACAAGATGGATCGCACCAAGATGCTGCTTGGCATCTTTAATCCGGTCACATTGTCAACGTCGTTTATCTTTTTGCTCAATAACATCACCGTGCAGGGATTAGCATTCTTCGCTCCGACCATTGTCCGGACTATTTATCCGAACGCCAGCGTTGTTTCACAACAATTACACACCGTGCCCCCCTACGTGGTCGGCGCTTTCTTCACCGTTCTGTTCCCCTTCCTCAGCTGGCGCTTCGACAACCGCATGGTGTACTTTGTCATCGCACCTCCCCTCATGATTATCGGTTATATCATGTTTTTGGCCAGCACCGAGCCCATGGTGCGGTATGGTGCTACCTTCCTGATTGCATGCGGCGCGTTCTCATTTGGCGCCCTTTGCAATGCCCACGTTTCGAACAACGTAGTATCGGATACGGCGCGATCGTCGGCGATCGGAACGACCGTAATGTTCGGCAACCTGGGCGGACTGATTTCCACCTGGTCATTCTTACCGTTTGATGCACCAAATTATCATATCGGCAATGGCCTCAACCTGGCCACGTCAACATTGACTATGATCCTCGGGGCCTGCCTTTGGATGTGGATGAAATGGGATAACAAGAGGCGGGATAAGGTGGACATCGATCAGGCTCTGCGGGGCATGTCCCAGAAACAGATCCAGGATCTAGACTGGCGCAACCCGGCCTTCCGATGGCGGACGTAG
- a CDS encoding putative ABC multidrug transporter (pleiotropic drug resistance proteins (PDR1-15), ABC superfamily) yields the protein MDTPSSGTVDLERGGGAIRKRLTLTFRNLNVRVTAPDAALGDTLLSYADPRQLLDVFRKSRGNKRTILKDINGQVKPGEMLLVLGRPGAGCTSFLRVLSNDRDSFDEVSGETRYGSMDHKEARKFRQQIMFNNEDDIHFPTLTVNRTMKFALKNKVPRERPEHLQEKKEYIQGTRDGILESLGIAHTKKTLVGNEFIRGVSGGERKRVSLAEVMAGQSPVQFWDNPTRGLDSKTAVEFARLLRREADQNDKTMVATMYQAGNAIYDEFDKILVLAEGRVIYYGPRTMARAYFEDMGFIVPKGANIADFLTSVTVITERIVQPGLEGKVPSTPEEFESRFLASDINTQMLDAIEPPEKLTHEKDDLVMAVANEKKKKHLPRPQSVYTTSLWDQIYACTVRQFQIMAGDKLSLAIKVVSAILQALVCGSIFYNLKLDSSSIFLRPGTLFFPCLYFLLEGLSETTGAFMGRPILSRQKRFGFYRPTAFCIANAITDIPVVIVQISCFSLILYFMSALQMDAGKFFTYWIMLIALTLCYMQLFRAVGALCRKFGLASMISGFLSTIFFVYGGYLIPFEKMHVWFRWIFYLNPGSYAFEALMANEFTGLKLDCIEPDYIPYGAGYPDSSSAYRGCSVLGSDENGLIDGAAYIREQYHYSHGHIWRSFGVIIGMWAFFIFLTSVGFEKLNSQGGSSVLLYKRGSQKKRTPDMEKGQQNMSQPAANTGALANTAKQSTFTWNNLDYHVPFHGEKKQLLNQVFGYVKPGNLVALMGCSGAGKTTLLDVLAQRKDSGEIYGSILIDGRPQGISFQRTTGYCEQMDVHEASATVREALEFSALLRQPASVPREEKLAYVDHIIDLLELSDISDALIGIPGAGLSIEQRKRVTLGVELVAKPTLLFLDEPTSGLDGQSAYNIIRFLRKLVDGGQAVLCTIHQPSAVLFDAFDSLLLLAKGGKMTYFGETGQDSAKVLDYFAKNGAPCEPDVNPAEHIVEVIQGNTEKKIDWVEVWNQSEERQRAMTELEALNNDRKANTQEEEDQSDFATSHWFQFKMVLRRLMIQLWRSPDYIWSKIILHVFAALFSGFTFWKMGNGTFDLQLRLFAIFNFVFVAPACINQMQPFFLHNRDIFETREKKSKTYHWLAFIGAQAVSEIPYLIICATLYFACWYFTAGFPVEASISGHVYLQMIFYEFLYTSIGQAIAAYAPNEYFAAIMNPIILGAGLVSFCGVVVPYSALQPFWRYWMYYLDPFTYLVGGLLGEVLWDVKVECKASELVHFSAPSGQTCGQYMADFLSEQAGYLLDPNSTSSCSFCQYSTGADYAKTFNLKEKYYSWRDTGISALFCISSYALVFLMMKLRSKKTKSARSE from the exons ATGGATACCCCATCCTCTGGCACTGTTGACTTAGAGCGCGGTGGCGGTGCGATTCGCAAACGTTTGACCCTTACCTTTCGAAACTTGAATGTCCGAGTCACAGCACCCGATGCAGCCCTAGGCGATACACTACTGTCCTACGCCGACCCACGACAACTCCTAGATGTCTTCAGAAAAAGCCGAGGGAACAAAAGA ACCATCCTGAAGGACATCAATGGACAAGTCAAACCGGGTGAAATG CTACTGGTGCTGGGCCGACCTGGTGCCGGATGcacttctttccttcgagTCCTTTCCAACGACCGAGATTCGTTCGATGAAGTGAGTGGCGAGACACGTTATGGAAGTATGGACCATAAGGAGGCAAGGAAATTCCGACAGCAGATCATGTTCAACAATGAAGACGACATCCACTTTCCGACATTGACGGTCAACCGAACCATGAAGTTTGCTTTGAAAAACAAAGTCCCTCGAGAGCGTCCCGAACAtcttcaagagaaaaaggaatacATCCAGGGCACGAGGGACGGTATCCTGGAGTCGCTGGGAATTGCGCATACCAAGAAGACATTAGTGGGAAATGAGTTCATACGGGGTGTATctggtggagagagaaagcgtGTATCTTTGGCTGAAGTAATGGCTGGACAG AGTCCCGTCCAGTTCTGGGATAATCCAACTCGCGGTCTTGATTCAAAAACTGCAGTCGAATTCGCACGACTCCTGCGGCGGGAAGCGGACCAGAACGACAAGACCATGGTTGCCACCATGTACCAGGCTGGAAATGCTATCTACGACGAATTCGACAAGATCCTGGTACTTGCGGAAGGAAGAGTCATTTATTACGGCCCCAGAACTATGGCACGGGCGTACTTTGAAGATATGGGATTTATTGTTCCAAAAGGTGCCAACATTGCCGATTTCCTCACTTCGGTCACGGTGATTACCGAACGTATTGTCCAACCAGGGCTGGAGGGGAAGGTTCCTAGTACTCCCGAGGAGTTTGAGTCTCGCTTTCTTGCAAGCGATATCAATACGCAGATGCTGGATGCTATTGAGCCACCGGAGAAACTTACGCACGAGAAGGACGACCTGGTCATGGCAGTGGCtaatgagaagaagaagaaacatcTTCCCCGGCCTCAGAGCGTGTACACGACGAGCCTCTGGGACCAGATCTATGCTTGTACAGTTCG GCAATTCCAAATAATGGCAGGTGATAAACTGTCTCTTGCCATTAAAGTTGTCTCGGCCATTCTGCAGGCACTTGTCTGTGGCAGTATTTTCTATAATCTGAAACTGGATAGTTCCTCTATCTTCCTTCGCCCTGGTAcactcttctttccatgtctttACTTCCTGTTGGAAGGTTTGTCGGAAACAACAGGTGCATTCATGGGTCGTCCTATTCTGTCCCGCCAAAAACGCTTTGGCTTCTACCGTCCAACTGCATTCTGCATTGCCAATGCCATCACAGATATACCGGTCGTGATCGTGCAAATTTCCTGCTTTTCGTTAATCTTGTACTTCATGTCTGCGTTGCAGATGGATGCAGGCAAGTTCTTTACCTACTGGATTATGCTGATCGCTCTTACTCTGTGTTACATGCAGCTCTTCCGGGCTGTCGGTGCGTTATGCAGGAAGTTTGGACTTGCATCCATGATCTCGGGATTCTTGTCGACAATCTTCTTCGTCTACGGGG GTTATCTTATCCCATTTGAGAAAATGCACGTTTGGTTCCGCTGGATCTTCTACCTCAATCCTGGTTCATATGCTTTTGAGGCACTCATGGCAAACGAGTTCACTGGCTTGAAGCTTGACTGCATCGAACCTGACTATATCCCTTATGGGGCAGGTTATCCTGACTCGTCATCTGCCTATCGTGGCTGCTCCGTGCTTGGAAGTGATGAAAATGGACTCATTGATGGGGCCGCATATATTCGGGAACAGTACCACTATTCCCATGGTCATATCTGGCGCAGCTTCGGTGTCATCATTGGCATGTGGGcgtttttcattttccttaCCTCTGTGGGTTTCGAAAAGCTCAACAGTCAGGGCGGGTCATCCGTGCTCCTATATAAACGCGGAAGTCAGAAGAAGCGCACTCCAGATATGGAAAAGGGTCAGCAGAATATGTCCCAGCCAGCAGCAAATACCGGTGCTCTTGCAAATACCGCCAAACAGTCAACTTTTACGTGGAACAATCTTGACTATCATGTCCCTTTCCATGGTGAGAAAAAGCAACTTCTGAATCAGGTGTTTGGTTATGTAAAGCCTGGAAACCTCGTCGCCCTCATGGGTTGCTCTGGTGCAGGAAAGACTAC GCTGCTCGACGTCTTGGCTCAACGCAAAGATAGCGGCGAGATCTACGGGTCCATCCTAATTGACGGCCGACCCCAAGGGATTAGCTTCCAGCGAACCACGGGTTATTGTGAGCAGATGGATGTCCACGAAGCAAGTGCGACGGTCCGGGAAGCACTGGAATTTTCTGCTCTTCTCCGTCAGCCTGCATCAGTTCCTCGCGAAGAAAAGCTGGCATACGTGGATCATATTATTGATTTGCTAGAGCTGAGCGACATCAGTGACGCTCTGATTGGCA TTCCCGGAGCTGGTCTCAGCATCGAGCAGCGGAAGAGAGTCACACTAGGTGTTGAATTGGTGGCTAAGCCGACTCTGCTATTCCTCGATGAGCCTACGTCAGGTCTAGACGGCCAATCAGCCTACAACATCATTCGATTTCTGAGGAAATTAGTGGATGGTGGTCAAGCAGTCTTG TGCACCATTCACCAACCCTCTGCTGTATTGTTTGACGCATTCGATTCGTTACTCCTCCTGGCTAAGGGTGGTAAAATGACATACTTCGGCGAGA CCGGCCAAGATTCCGCTAAGGTATTGGACTATTTCGCAAAGAACGGCGCTCCCTGCGAACCTGATGTCAACCCAGCCGAGCATATTGTCGAGGTCATTCAGGGCAATActgagaagaaaattgacTGGGTTGAAGTCTGGAACCAATCTGAGGAGCGCCAGCGAGCCATGACCGAATTGGAAGCTTTGAACAATGATCGGAAAGCGAACACacaggaggaggaagatcagTCGGACTTCGCAACTTCTCACTGGTTCCAATTCAAGATGGTCTTGCGCCGTCTCATGATCCAATTGTGGCGGTCACCG GACTATATCTGGAGCAAGATCATTTTGCATGTCTTCGCAGCCCTGTTCAGCGGTTTCACATTTTGGAAAATGGGTAACGGCACGTTTGACCTCCAACTTCGGCTCTTCGCTATCTTCAACTTCGTTTTCGTCGCTCCGGCATGTATCAACCAGATGCAACCATTCTTCTTGCACAACCGCGATATTTTCGAGACCCGCGAAAAGAAG TCCAAAACATACCATTGGCTCGCCTTTATCGGCGCTCAAGCCGTCTCGGAAATTCCGtacctcatcatctgtgcAACTCTGTACTTCGCATGCTGGTACTTCACTGCAGGCTTCCCTGTCGAGGCTAGCATCTCCGGCCATGTATATTTGCAGATGATCT TTTACGAATTCCTCTACACATCGATCGGCCAAGCCATTGCCGCATATGCACCAAACGAATACTTCGCCGCTATCATGAACCCCATCATTCTCGGTGCCGGCCTGGTCTCTTTCTGCGGCGTTGTCGTTCCCTACTCAGCGCTGCAGCCCTTCTGGCGCTACTGGATGTACTACCTGGATCCATTCACGTACCTAGTCGGTGGACTTCTGGGTGAGGTCCTCTGGGATGTGAAGGTGGAGTGTAAAGCGTCCGAGCTTGTGCATTTCAGCGCACCATCCGGCCAGACATGCGGCCAGTACATGGCCGACTTCCTTAGCGAGCAAGCGGGTTATCTTCTCGACCCGAATTCAACCTCTAGCTGCTCGTTCTGCCAGTACTCTACTGGAGCGGACTATGCCAAGACGTTCAacctgaaggagaagtactATTCTTGGAGAGAT ACTGGAATTAGTGCACTTTTCTGTATCAGTTCTTACGCACTggtgttcttgatgatgaagttgaggagTAAGAAGACTAAGAGTGCGAGGTCGGAGTAG